From Carbonactinospora thermoautotrophica, the proteins below share one genomic window:
- a CDS encoding DUF167 domain-containing protein, giving the protein MTQPIRLAIRVKPGASRTVVGGSHGDTLVVAVSARAVEGKATEAALRALADALGLRRRDLRLVTGVTSRDKVVEIEHPPADLTQRVDMLRRAK; this is encoded by the coding sequence ATGACTCAACCAATACGGCTGGCGATCCGCGTCAAGCCCGGCGCCTCCCGGACCGTGGTCGGCGGTTCGCACGGGGACACGCTGGTCGTCGCGGTGTCCGCGCGTGCCGTGGAGGGGAAGGCCACCGAGGCCGCGTTGCGCGCGCTGGCCGATGCCCTCGGCCTGCGTCGCCGGGACCTCCGGCTCGTGACCGGCGTCACCAGCCGGGACAAGGTGGTGGAAATCGAGCACCCCCCCGCTGACCTGACTCAACGTGTGGACATGCTTCGGAGGGCCAAATAG